Proteins co-encoded in one Thamnophis elegans isolate rThaEle1 chromosome 1, rThaEle1.pri, whole genome shotgun sequence genomic window:
- the LOC116505186 gene encoding olfactory receptor 9G4-like, whose amino-acid sequence MKKVEGNRTLVTEFVLVGFTTDPFLRINFFVLFLASYTLTLIGNLGLMSLIYLDSRLHTPMYFFLGSLSFLDVWYSTVYTPRILSDCVSTNNHMSLAGCAAQFFFSAGLAYIECFLLAFMAYDRFVAICNPLLYATAMPKKLCVQLVAGAYTAGFANAIAHTGNIFRLRFYDNNVINHYFCDAPPLVKMACDDTQLYELIQNSIIGCNVLATTVMILSSYIGIGAAIIRICSATGRRKAFFTCSAHLISVTLFYGSILIMYSRSNSQHTANWDKANALFYTVVNPLVNPFIYSLRNKDVKAAFKKIWGRLRAP is encoded by the coding sequence ATGAAGAAGGTGGAAGGCAATCGGACATTGGTTACTGAATTTGTTTTGGTTGGGTTTACAACAGATCCATTTCTACGCATAAACTTCTTTGTGCTGTTCTTGGCCTCCTATACCCTAACACTGATTGGGAACCTTGGTCTCATGTCCTTAATCTACCTGGACTCCCGCTTGCACACACCCATGTACTTCTTTTTGGGCAGCCTTTCCTTCCTGGACGTCTGGTACTCCACAGTCTACACTCCTCGGATCTTGTCTGACTGTGTGTCCACAAACAACCACATGTCCCTAGCTGGTTGTGCAGCCCAGTTCTTCTTCTCTGCTGGTTTGGCCTACATTGAATGCTTCCTATTGGCCTTCATGGCCTATGATCGATTTGTGGCCATCTGCAACCCACTTCTTTATGCCACTGCCATGCCCAAGAAGCTCTGTGTTCAGCTAGTGGCAGGAGCTTATACAGCAGGCTTTGCCAATGCCATTGCACACACTGGTAACATCTTCCGCTTACGCTTCTATGACAACAATGTAATTAACCATTATTTTTGTGATGCACCACCACTTGTGAAGATGGCCTGTGATGACACACAACTGTATGAACTTATTCAGAATTCTATCATAGGCTGCAATGTACTGGCAACCACAGTGATGATCCTGAGCTCCTACATTGGCATTGGAGCAGCCATAATCCGCATCTGCTCAGCTACAGGGAGACGCAAAGCTTTCTTCACTTGTTCAGCTCACCTGATCTCAGTCACTCTCTTCTATGGCTCCATTCTCATCATGTATTCCAGATCGAACTCTCAACACACTGCAAATTGGGACAAGGCAAATGCATTGTTCTATACGGTAGTCAACCCTCTGGTTAACCCTTTCATTTATAGTTTACGCAACAAAGATGTAAAGGCAGCCTTCAAGAAAATCTGGGGGAGATTACGAGCACCGTAA